A genome region from Brassica oleracea var. oleracea cultivar TO1000 chromosome C2, BOL, whole genome shotgun sequence includes the following:
- the LOC106327570 gene encoding uncharacterized protein LOC106327570 has translation MSLILNQPPKLCLRKPVLVRCSPLHHSNGYSSASLPQSQTLPLTIFCADPCRPHLVRVVFRRDGDMDALDYEMPSDFMEVTKMIGTSNGWITSLVDGIVQIREHPGKNPRQVRTIFLPPHETLPLCQAQMATNVAMSSSSPLKEDCAVAVKFLGPQLSICKPAQSNADREWINIRISNPCFFSSPVMYSEKEDMFRIVGSGGHLVGSWDLGRHKYTPKIQRLQFQNLPELSKAKRELLYSSNTSEHLVESRTTGETFMVKWYKRTAKTIYGIERMETKALMVFKIDEQGNAVYTQDIGDLCIFLTRSESFCVPASSVRHMRPNRVKLIDVDEITIIDLATQKWN, from the coding sequence ATGTCTCTGATTCTCAACCAGCCGCCGAAGCTATGCTTGCGGAAACCAGTGTTGGTAAGATGCTCTCCTCTTCACCACTCTAATGGTTACTCATCTGCTTCATTGCCGCAATCACAAACCCTTCCTTTAACCATCTTCTGCGCTGATCCTTGTAGACCACATCTCGTAAGAGTCGTGTTCAGGAGGGATGGTGACATGGATGCTCTTGATTACGAGATGCCTAGTGATTTTATGGAGGTAACGAAAATGATAGGAACATCCAATGGATGGATAACGTCTTTGGTGGACGGCATTGTGCAAATCCGGGAACACCCGGGGAAGAATCCTAGACAGGTGAGAACCATTTTTTTACCTCCTCATGAAACTCTGCCTCTATGCCAAGCCCAAATGGCCACCAACGTGGCAATGTCCTCATCTTCTCCGTTGAAAGAGGACTGTGCTGTGGCTGTCAAATTCTTGGGACCTCAACTAAGCATTTGTAAACCGGCTCAAAGCAACGCCGATCGCGAGTGGATCAACATCAGAATCTCAAACCCTTGTTTCTTTTCCTCCCCTGTCATGTATTCGGAGAAAGAGGACATGTTTCGCATTGTCGGATCTGGAGGCCACCTTGTTGGATCATGGGATCTCGGCAGACACAAGTACACACCAAAGATTCAGAGACTTCAATTTCAAAACCTTCCGGAGCTGAGCAAGGCCAAGCGGGAGCTTCTGTACTCGAGCAACACAAGCGAACACTTGGTGGAGTCAAGAACCACCGGTGAAACTTTCATGGTTAAGTGGTACAAAAGGACGGCCAAGACCATCTACGGCATAGAGAGAATGGAAACAAAAGCTTTAATGGTGTTCAAGATTGACGAACAAGGTAACGCTGTTTACACTCAAGATATTGGTGATCTCTGCATTTTCCTCACACGGTCTGAATCTTTCTGTGTCCCTGCTTCCTCTGTTCGCCACATGCGTCCTAATCGCGTCAAACTCATAGATGTCGACGAAATCACTATTATCGATCTGGCTACTCAAAAGTGGAACTGA